From the genome of Phytohabitans rumicis, one region includes:
- a CDS encoding pyridoxamine 5'-phosphate oxidase family protein, translating to MIVAGETFRAFWRERHLCTLTTLRPDGSPHVTPVGVTLDPDAGVARVITSRDSRKARHAAATGRVAICQVDGRTWSTLEGHAVVRDDPAAVRDAERRYAERYRTPRANPRRVVIEITVTRVLGNA from the coding sequence GTGATCGTGGCTGGCGAGACATTTAGGGCGTTCTGGCGCGAGCGGCACCTGTGCACGCTGACCACGCTGCGCCCGGACGGCTCGCCACACGTCACCCCGGTCGGCGTCACGCTCGACCCGGACGCCGGCGTGGCCCGCGTCATCACCTCGCGCGACTCCCGCAAGGCGCGCCACGCCGCCGCCACCGGGCGGGTCGCGATCTGCCAGGTCGACGGCCGCACCTGGTCCACTCTGGAGGGTCACGCGGTGGTGCGCGACGACCCGGCCGCCGTCCGCGACGCCGAGCGCCGGTACGCCGAGCGCTACCGCACGCCGCGCGCCAACCCGCGGCGCGTCGTCATCGAGATCACCGTCACCCGGGTGCTCGGCAATGCCTGA
- the cbiE gene encoding precorrin-6y C5,15-methyltransferase (decarboxylating) subunit CbiE, whose amino-acid sequence MPDVTVVGIGADGWAGLSATAQDAVRAAEVLLGSRRQLDLVPDEAKGERVPWPSPLLPALPGLLERHRDARTCVLASGDPMFYGIGSTVVRILGPDRVTVLPQAASTSLACARLGWAAEEVEVVSLVGRPVELLHTAVHPGRRLLVLSAGAASPAAIAALLTSKGYGESALTVLAQLGGPGERIVRGTAQDSWDAADPLNLVAVQCRGTAVLPTVPGLPDAAYDHDGQLTKREIRAITLARLAPVPGQLLWDVGAGAGSIAIEWMRAHRACRAIAVESDGARAARICANAQSLGVPGLVVVEGRAPAALSGLAAPDAVFVGGGVTAPGMVEQCWAALRPGGRLVVNAVTLESERVVTDWYGRVGGDLTRIAINRAAPVGGFTGWRPALPVTQWTVHK is encoded by the coding sequence ATGCCTGACGTGACCGTGGTCGGCATCGGCGCCGACGGCTGGGCCGGCCTGTCCGCCACCGCCCAGGACGCCGTACGCGCCGCCGAGGTGCTGCTCGGCAGCCGGCGCCAGCTCGACCTGGTCCCGGACGAGGCCAAGGGCGAGCGGGTGCCGTGGCCATCCCCGCTGCTGCCCGCCCTGCCCGGCCTCCTCGAACGGCACCGCGACGCCCGCACGTGCGTGCTGGCCAGCGGCGACCCTATGTTCTACGGCATCGGCTCCACGGTGGTGCGGATCCTCGGACCCGACCGGGTCACGGTGCTCCCGCAGGCGGCGTCGACGTCGCTGGCCTGCGCCCGGCTCGGCTGGGCCGCCGAGGAGGTCGAGGTGGTCAGCCTGGTCGGCCGCCCGGTCGAACTGCTGCACACCGCCGTCCACCCCGGCCGCCGCCTGCTCGTGCTCTCCGCCGGTGCCGCCTCCCCCGCGGCCATCGCCGCGCTGCTCACCTCCAAGGGGTACGGCGAGAGCGCGCTGACCGTGCTGGCACAGCTCGGCGGTCCCGGCGAACGGATCGTGCGGGGCACCGCCCAGGACTCGTGGGACGCGGCCGACCCGCTCAACCTGGTGGCCGTCCAGTGCCGGGGCACCGCCGTGCTGCCGACCGTGCCCGGCCTGCCCGACGCGGCGTACGACCACGACGGGCAGCTCACCAAGCGGGAGATCCGGGCGATCACGCTGGCCCGCCTGGCGCCCGTGCCCGGCCAACTCCTGTGGGACGTCGGGGCCGGCGCCGGCAGCATCGCGATCGAGTGGATGCGCGCGCACCGGGCGTGCCGGGCGATCGCGGTCGAGTCCGACGGTGCACGGGCCGCACGCATCTGCGCCAATGCCCAGTCGCTGGGCGTACCCGGACTTGTCGTGGTGGAAGGCCGGGCGCCGGCGGCGCTTTCCGGCCTCGCGGCGCCGGACGCCGTGTTCGTCGGCGGCGGGGTGACCGCGCCCGGGATGGTGGAGCAGTGCTGGGCGGCGCTGCGCCCCGGCGGGCGGCTGGTGGTCAACGCGGTGACGCTGGAGTCCGAGCGCGTCGTGACCGACTGGTACGGCCGGGTGGGCGGCGACCTGACCCGCATCGCCATCAACCGGGCGGCGCCGGTGGGGGGCTTCACCGGCTGGCGGCCGGCGCTGCCGGTAACACAGTGGACGGTGCACAAGTGA
- a CDS encoding cobalt-precorrin-4/precorrin-4 C(11)-methyltransferase: MAASPVCLYAGSLVPLELLAHCPTGARTVDTARLTLDEIVAEMVSAHAGGLDVARLHSGDPSVFSAMAEQMRRLDAAGVPYDVTPGVPAFAAAAASLGRELTVPTVGQTVILTRVSGQATPMPPGEDLATLGASRATIVLHLAVQRIDDVVAALVPHYGADCPAAVVAYASRPDELILRGPLSTIAAQVHAAAVKRTAVIVVGQVLTALNFPDSHLYSPTRPASPRLAS; this comes from the coding sequence ATCGCGGCCAGCCCGGTCTGCCTGTACGCCGGCAGCCTCGTCCCGTTGGAGTTGCTGGCGCACTGCCCGACCGGTGCGCGCACAGTGGACACCGCCCGGCTGACCCTGGACGAGATCGTCGCCGAGATGGTGTCCGCCCACGCCGGTGGGCTCGACGTGGCGCGGCTGCACTCGGGCGACCCGTCGGTGTTCAGCGCGATGGCCGAGCAGATGCGCCGCCTCGACGCGGCCGGCGTGCCGTACGACGTGACCCCGGGCGTGCCCGCCTTCGCGGCGGCGGCCGCGTCGCTGGGCCGCGAACTGACTGTGCCCACAGTCGGGCAGACCGTGATCCTGACCCGCGTATCAGGACAGGCCACCCCGATGCCGCCCGGCGAGGACCTGGCCACCCTCGGCGCCAGCCGCGCCACGATCGTGCTGCACCTGGCCGTCCAGCGCATCGACGACGTGGTGGCCGCGCTGGTCCCGCACTACGGGGCGGACTGCCCGGCCGCCGTGGTCGCGTACGCCAGCCGCCCCGACGAGCTCATCCTCCGCGGCCCGCTGTCCACCATCGCGGCCCAGGTCCACGCGGCCGCCGTGAAACGCACCGCCGTCATCGTCGTAGGCCAGGTGCTGACCGCCCTGAACTTCCCCGACAGCCACCTCTACTCCCCCACCCGCCCCGCTAGCCCCCGCCTCGCGAGTTGA
- a CDS encoding VOC family protein: protein MTAIANLVMVNIDGPDPAALARFYHQVLGWEVTHSEHEYAMISDGTTSIGFGRVEDYQPPAWPNPGGTKQFHLDVGVEDLDKAEELYLAAGATKPEFQPGGERWRVLIDPAGHPFCICPRG from the coding sequence ATGACAGCGATTGCCAACCTCGTCATGGTCAACATCGACGGGCCGGACCCGGCCGCGCTCGCCCGCTTCTACCACCAGGTGCTCGGGTGGGAGGTGACCCACAGCGAGCACGAGTACGCGATGATCAGCGACGGGACCACCTCGATCGGCTTCGGGCGGGTCGAGGACTACCAGCCGCCGGCGTGGCCCAACCCGGGTGGCACCAAGCAGTTCCACCTCGACGTGGGCGTGGAGGATCTGGACAAGGCCGAGGAGCTCTACCTGGCCGCGGGCGCGACGAAGCCCGAGTTCCAGCCCGGTGGCGAGCGCTGGCGGGTGCTGATCGACCCGGCCGGCCACCCGTTCTGCATCTGTCCCCGCGGCTGA
- a CDS encoding outer membrane protein assembly factor BamB family protein, whose amino-acid sequence MRRVVVALSVGVVAACGTEPEVRFVTGSPPATPVEAVTVAPASFEGWSDPAKVGQPYGETVDGLLTFRGNPTRTYYGTGPVPRTKPAQRWQFPRTGGLCAKSTDSKGERVWCGSGWTGQPAVFERQGRTWVVFGAYDRAVHFLDAKTGERILPDFPTGDIIKGSVTVDPDGFPLVYTGSRDNYYRILAIDRGKPTELWRLSATAVSPTMWNNDWDGSALVIDDYLFEGGENSQFHVVKLNRGYGPDGKVRVKPKVVFHAPGWDAQLLKDVGDQNVSIEGSVAVSGNVVYFANSGGLVQGWDISGLKQGRTPKRVFRFWTGDDTDATIVADEKGALYIGAQYERGTARSRQVGQMMKLDPSRPKDPLVWKVDDHATKPAGIWGTPALYKDVVIYDTTGGDVVGVDRDSGAVRWRFHLPPTTWQSPVVVDDVLLIGDCKGDMHAYDVRDTKAQPKPLWTVHIGGCVESTPAVWKGTLYFGTRAGAFHAIGAA is encoded by the coding sequence ATGAGACGGGTGGTCGTCGCGCTCAGTGTTGGCGTCGTCGCGGCGTGTGGCACCGAGCCGGAGGTGCGGTTCGTGACCGGGTCGCCGCCGGCCACCCCGGTCGAGGCCGTGACGGTCGCCCCGGCGTCGTTCGAGGGGTGGTCGGACCCGGCCAAGGTGGGCCAGCCGTACGGCGAGACGGTCGACGGGCTGCTCACCTTCCGCGGCAACCCGACGCGGACGTACTACGGCACCGGGCCGGTGCCGCGCACCAAGCCGGCCCAGCGGTGGCAGTTCCCGCGTACGGGCGGGCTGTGCGCGAAGTCGACCGACTCAAAGGGCGAGCGGGTCTGGTGCGGATCGGGCTGGACCGGTCAGCCGGCCGTCTTCGAGCGCCAGGGCCGCACCTGGGTGGTCTTCGGCGCGTACGACCGGGCGGTGCACTTCCTCGACGCGAAGACCGGCGAGCGGATCCTGCCGGACTTTCCCACCGGCGACATCATCAAGGGTTCGGTCACTGTGGACCCCGACGGCTTTCCGCTGGTCTACACCGGCTCACGGGACAACTACTACCGGATCCTCGCGATCGACCGCGGCAAGCCCACCGAGCTGTGGCGGCTGTCGGCCACCGCTGTCTCCCCCACGATGTGGAACAACGACTGGGACGGCTCCGCGCTCGTCATCGACGACTACCTCTTCGAGGGCGGGGAGAACAGCCAGTTCCACGTCGTCAAGCTCAACCGCGGGTACGGGCCGGACGGCAAGGTGCGGGTGAAGCCGAAGGTGGTCTTCCACGCACCGGGCTGGGACGCCCAACTGCTCAAGGACGTCGGCGACCAGAACGTGTCCATCGAGGGCTCGGTCGCGGTGTCCGGCAACGTGGTGTACTTCGCGAACTCCGGCGGCCTGGTCCAGGGCTGGGACATCAGCGGGCTCAAGCAGGGCCGTACGCCGAAGCGGGTGTTTCGCTTCTGGACCGGCGACGACACGGACGCCACCATCGTCGCCGACGAGAAGGGCGCGCTCTACATCGGCGCGCAGTACGAGCGGGGCACCGCCCGGTCCCGGCAGGTCGGCCAGATGATGAAGCTGGACCCGAGCCGCCCCAAGGATCCGCTGGTGTGGAAGGTGGACGACCACGCCACCAAGCCCGCCGGGATCTGGGGCACGCCGGCCCTCTACAAGGACGTCGTCATCTACGACACGACCGGCGGCGACGTGGTCGGCGTCGACCGGGACAGCGGCGCGGTGCGCTGGCGCTTCCACCTGCCGCCCACGACCTGGCAGTCGCCGGTCGTGGTCGACGACGTGCTGCTCATCGGGGACTGCAAGGGCGACATGCACGCGTACGACGTACGGGACACGAAGGCCCAGCCGAAGCCACTGTGGACGGTCCACATCGGCGGCTGTGTCGAGTCGACGCCCGCGGTGTGGAAGGGCACGCTGTACTTCGGCACCCGGGCCGGCGCGTTCCACGCGATCGGGGCGGCCTAG
- a CDS encoding cobalt-precorrin-6A reductase, whose protein sequence is MRLLILGGTGEARALALACAGWHVVTSLAGRVRDPRLPAGQVRIGGFGGPEGLATWLAEQRIDAVVDATHPFASRISASARAATAQTGVPLLALHRPGWTAEPGDDWRRVPTVAQAAAALPGLGKRVMLTTGRQSLAVFAPLDLWFLIRTVDPPEPPLPARHLLLLDRGPYTVDGEAALMREQAIDVLVTKDSGGEMTAAKLVAARQLGLPVVMVDRPAPAAVVPAVSTVDEAVAWLRDNAVV, encoded by the coding sequence ATGCGGCTACTGATCCTCGGCGGCACCGGCGAGGCCCGCGCCCTGGCCCTCGCCTGCGCGGGCTGGCACGTGGTGACCTCGCTCGCCGGCCGGGTACGCGATCCGCGCCTGCCCGCCGGACAGGTGCGGATCGGCGGTTTCGGCGGTCCGGAAGGGCTGGCCACCTGGCTGGCGGAGCAGCGGATCGACGCCGTCGTGGACGCCACGCACCCGTTCGCGAGCCGGATCAGCGCCTCCGCTCGGGCGGCCACCGCCCAGACCGGCGTGCCGCTGCTGGCGCTGCACCGGCCGGGCTGGACCGCGGAGCCGGGCGACGACTGGCGCCGGGTGCCGACCGTGGCTCAGGCCGCGGCCGCGCTGCCCGGACTGGGCAAGCGGGTGATGCTGACCACCGGACGGCAGAGCCTGGCCGTGTTCGCCCCGCTGGACCTGTGGTTTCTCATCCGCACCGTGGACCCGCCGGAGCCGCCGCTGCCGGCCCGGCACCTGCTGCTGCTGGACCGGGGACCGTACACGGTGGACGGCGAGGCGGCGCTCATGCGGGAGCAGGCGATCGACGTACTGGTCACGAAGGACAGCGGCGGCGAGATGACCGCGGCGAAGCTGGTGGCGGCCCGCCAGCTCGGCCTGCCCGTCGTGATGGTCGACCGGCCGGCCCCGGCCGCGGTCGTGCCAGCGGTGTCCACCGTGGACGAAGCGGTCGCGTGGCTCAGGGATAACGCCGTGGTGTGA
- a CDS encoding precorrin-2 C(20)-methyltransferase — protein sequence MGTGRLWGVGLGPGDPELVTVKAARLVERADVVAYHSARHGRSIARSVAEPYLRAGQIEEALVYPVTTETTAHPGGYRGAIEDFYADCAGRLAAHLEAGRDVVVLCEGDPFFYGSYMHMHKRLAHRYPTEVVPGVTSVSAAAATLGRPLVERDEVLTVLPGTLAPDELARRLAGTDSAAILKLGRTFGAVRDALAEAGRLDEAWYVERATTDRERAVPLSDVDPATVPYFSLAMLPSRVAAAPVVARPAPATATGEVIVVGLGPAGREWTTPEAQSALAAADDLVGYGPYLDRVPPNPRQRRHPSDNREEAARAAYALDLAASGARVAVVSSGDPGVFAMASAVLEVAAEPRFAGVPVRIVPGLTAAQAVASRAGAPLGHDYCVLSLSDRLKPWDVIVERLTAAARADLVIAIYNPASRSRTWQVEKARDLLLEHRAPDTPVVVGRDVGGPAEDVRVVRLADLDPAGIDMRCLLIVGSSTTRVAGSAVFTPRRYP from the coding sequence ATGGGCACGGGGCGTCTGTGGGGCGTGGGGCTCGGACCGGGCGACCCGGAGCTGGTGACCGTCAAGGCCGCCCGGCTCGTCGAACGGGCCGACGTGGTCGCCTACCACAGCGCCCGGCACGGCCGCAGCATCGCGCGTTCGGTGGCCGAGCCGTACCTGCGGGCCGGGCAGATCGAGGAGGCGCTGGTCTACCCGGTGACCACCGAGACGACCGCGCACCCGGGCGGCTACCGGGGCGCCATCGAGGACTTCTACGCCGACTGCGCCGGGCGCCTGGCCGCCCACCTGGAGGCCGGCCGCGACGTGGTGGTGCTGTGCGAGGGCGACCCGTTCTTCTACGGGTCCTACATGCACATGCACAAGCGGTTGGCGCACCGGTACCCCACCGAGGTCGTACCCGGCGTCACCTCGGTCAGCGCGGCGGCTGCCACGCTGGGCCGCCCGCTCGTCGAGCGCGACGAGGTGCTGACCGTGCTGCCCGGCACGCTGGCGCCGGACGAGTTGGCCCGGCGGCTCGCCGGCACCGACTCGGCCGCGATCCTCAAGCTGGGCCGCACGTTCGGCGCCGTGCGGGACGCGCTCGCCGAGGCCGGCCGCCTGGACGAGGCGTGGTACGTCGAGCGCGCCACCACCGACCGGGAGCGCGCCGTTCCGCTGTCCGATGTGGACCCCGCGACCGTGCCGTACTTCTCCCTCGCCATGCTGCCCAGCCGGGTGGCCGCGGCACCGGTCGTCGCGCGGCCGGCACCCGCCACCGCCACCGGTGAGGTGATCGTCGTCGGCCTCGGCCCGGCCGGTCGGGAGTGGACGACACCCGAGGCGCAGTCCGCCCTCGCCGCCGCCGACGACCTGGTCGGGTACGGCCCGTACCTGGACCGGGTGCCGCCGAACCCGCGCCAACGCCGGCACCCGTCGGACAACCGGGAGGAGGCGGCGCGCGCCGCGTACGCGCTGGACCTGGCCGCCTCCGGTGCGCGGGTCGCGGTCGTGTCGTCCGGGGACCCGGGCGTGTTCGCGATGGCCAGCGCGGTCCTCGAGGTGGCCGCGGAGCCGCGCTTCGCGGGCGTGCCGGTGCGGATCGTGCCCGGCCTCACCGCCGCCCAGGCCGTGGCCAGCCGGGCCGGGGCGCCGCTCGGGCACGACTACTGCGTGCTGTCGCTGTCGGACCGGCTCAAGCCGTGGGACGTCATCGTCGAGCGGCTCACCGCCGCGGCCCGCGCCGACCTGGTCATCGCCATCTACAACCCGGCGTCGCGCAGCCGTACGTGGCAGGTGGAGAAGGCCCGGGATCTGCTGCTGGAGCACCGGGCGCCGGACACGCCGGTGGTGGTCGGCCGGGACGTCGGTGGGCCCGCGGAGGACGTACGGGTGGTGCGCCTGGCCGACCTCGACCCGGCCGGGATCGACATGCGCTGCCTGCTGATCGTCGGCTCGTCGACCACGCGCGTGGCCGGGAGCGCGGTGTTCACACCACGGCGTTATCCCTGA
- a CDS encoding precorrin-8X methylmutase, with the protein MTAYIKDGAEIYRRSFATIRAEADLAGLPDGVARVAVRMIHACGMVDLVADLAWSAGVVAAAEAALRGGAPILCDAAMVAAGVTRRRLPADNEVVCTLRDPRVPDLAARLGTTRSAAALELWRDRLDGAVVAVGNAPTALFRLLELVGEGAGRPAAVLGIPVGFIGAAESKQALAGSGLEHLVVHGRRGGSAMTAAAINAIASEEE; encoded by the coding sequence ATGACGGCGTACATCAAGGACGGTGCGGAGATCTACCGCCGGTCGTTCGCGACGATCCGGGCCGAGGCGGACCTCGCCGGGCTGCCGGACGGCGTGGCCCGGGTGGCCGTACGCATGATCCACGCCTGCGGGATGGTCGACCTGGTCGCGGACCTGGCCTGGTCGGCGGGGGTCGTCGCGGCCGCCGAGGCGGCGCTGCGCGGCGGCGCCCCGATCCTGTGCGACGCCGCGATGGTGGCCGCCGGGGTGACCCGCCGCCGGCTGCCCGCGGACAACGAGGTGGTCTGCACGCTCCGCGATCCGCGGGTGCCCGACCTGGCCGCCCGGCTCGGCACCACGCGCAGCGCCGCCGCGCTGGAGCTGTGGCGGGACCGCCTCGACGGCGCGGTCGTCGCGGTCGGCAACGCGCCCACCGCGCTGTTCCGGCTCCTGGAGCTGGTCGGCGAGGGCGCCGGCCGCCCGGCCGCGGTGCTCGGCATCCCGGTCGGGTTCATCGGGGCGGCCGAGTCGAAGCAGGCGCTGGCGGGCAGCGGGCTGGAACACCTGGTGGTGCACGGCCGGCGGGGCGGCAGCGCGATGACCGCGGCGGCGATCAACGCCATCGCGAGCGAGGAGGAGTGA
- the cobG gene encoding precorrin-3B synthase, translating to MPRSPRRSHPDACPGAIDVHRAVDGGLARVRVPGGALTAAQWRALADATAELGDGGLELTSRANLQVRGLAAGAETALAARLSAAGLLPSVTHERVRNIVASPLSGRDGRGVLDVRSLVAALDRALCADPALAQLPGRFLFALDDGRGDVAGLGADVGLRGRTVLLAGQDSGLRVAPDEAVPVLLAAAHAFLALRGDHWRLSEIDDGAALVAARLGSGPAAAPPARPVAHGPIGVIPQADCRLAIAATAPLGRLDRAQIKVLCAAPGVVVTPWRSVVAVDLPDLGLLPALENAGLATDPGSSWVGVTACAGSTGCAKSATDVRADAIAHHSGQSSPPLPVHWVGCPRACGSPAADHVRMLATEDGYMETQP from the coding sequence GTGCCCAGGTCACCCCGGCGGTCCCACCCCGACGCCTGCCCCGGCGCGATCGACGTGCACCGCGCCGTCGACGGCGGGCTGGCGCGGGTCCGCGTGCCCGGCGGCGCGCTGACCGCCGCCCAGTGGCGGGCGCTCGCGGACGCGACGGCCGAACTGGGCGACGGCGGGCTGGAGCTCACGTCCCGGGCCAACCTCCAGGTCCGCGGCCTCGCGGCCGGCGCGGAGACGGCGCTCGCCGCGCGGCTGTCGGCGGCCGGCCTGCTGCCGTCGGTCACCCATGAGCGGGTACGGAACATCGTCGCCTCGCCGTTGAGCGGGCGCGACGGGCGGGGCGTGCTGGATGTCCGGTCGCTCGTGGCGGCGCTCGACCGGGCCCTGTGCGCCGATCCGGCGCTGGCGCAGCTGCCCGGCCGCTTCCTGTTCGCGCTCGACGACGGGCGCGGCGACGTGGCCGGGCTGGGCGCCGATGTGGGACTGCGCGGCCGGACGGTGCTGCTCGCCGGCCAGGACAGCGGCCTGCGGGTGGCCCCGGACGAGGCGGTGCCGGTGTTGCTGGCGGCGGCGCACGCGTTCCTGGCGCTGCGCGGCGACCACTGGCGGCTGTCCGAAATAGACGATGGCGCGGCGCTCGTGGCGGCCCGCCTGGGCTCCGGGCCGGCGGCGGCGCCGCCCGCGCGACCGGTGGCGCACGGCCCGATCGGCGTCATCCCGCAGGCTGACTGCCGGTTGGCGATCGCCGCGACCGCGCCGCTGGGCCGGCTCGACCGCGCCCAGATCAAGGTCCTGTGTGCGGCGCCGGGCGTGGTCGTCACGCCGTGGCGGAGCGTGGTCGCGGTCGACCTGCCCGACCTCGGGCTCCTGCCCGCGCTGGAAAACGCCGGCCTGGCAACGGATCCCGGCTCGTCGTGGGTCGGCGTGACCGCCTGCGCGGGCTCCACCGGCTGCGCCAAGTCCGCGACCGACGTACGCGCCGACGCGATCGCCCACCACAGTGGACAGTCGTCGCCCCCGCTGCCGGTGCACTGGGTGGGCTGCCCGCGCGCCTGCGGCAGCCCGGCGGCCGACCACGTGCGGATGCTGGCGACCGAGGACGGGTACATGGAGACGCAGCCATGA
- a CDS encoding SigE family RNA polymerase sigma factor, translating into MRDERDYIEYVQARTPVLRRLAHRLCGEWSAADDLLQDCLVKLYRHWRRAAAADSTDAYVRAMLLHAYLAERERFWARRVRPTAEVAGPASTPLAGAEHRVDLLTALAKLSRGQRAVLVLRYWEDLDVAQTAAALGCSPGTVKSQTSLAIAALRRLLPNYVPGGSQTP; encoded by the coding sequence TTGCGCGACGAACGGGATTACATCGAGTACGTGCAGGCCCGCACGCCGGTGCTGCGGCGCCTCGCGCACCGGCTGTGCGGAGAGTGGTCGGCGGCCGACGATCTGCTCCAGGACTGCCTCGTCAAGCTGTACCGGCATTGGCGCAGGGCGGCCGCGGCGGACTCGACCGACGCCTACGTGCGGGCGATGCTGCTCCACGCCTACCTGGCCGAGCGGGAACGCTTCTGGGCGCGCCGGGTCCGCCCCACGGCCGAGGTGGCGGGGCCCGCGAGCACCCCGCTGGCCGGCGCCGAGCACCGCGTCGACCTGCTGACCGCGCTCGCCAAGCTGTCCCGCGGCCAGCGCGCGGTGCTGGTCCTGCGCTACTGGGAGGACCTCGACGTCGCGCAGACCGCGGCGGCGCTGGGCTGCTCGCCGGGGACCGTCAAGAGCCAGACCTCGCTCGCCATCGCGGCACTGCGCCGCCTGCTGCCGAACTACGTGCCGGGAGGGTCGCAGACGCCATGA
- a CDS encoding WD40 repeat domain-containing protein — MGGRRVLPRRRGRTRRAASRPAGRPAEKPGLPDRLAGYSLLTSTVSKAPPGRAIALYGYGNGELFNMFQPLVVGADRDTYRRVDAADERDRPTALLAPDGTRVLLGEDRRATRDLLLVDLTNGRRRSIPIGDPVGVRLLAWSPDGRYVAYAAAPLGPSDGSVNFVDSTVARTGTLRLLDVSTGRSTEVPTATPAWTAAFAPDSGRLAVQVGQEAHLIDLDGRGSGTVPIPGGRELAAGAGWSPDGRFLATVPWAADGPSGGNTNHSVFLSLTVDVQFLAITGTPVPEPVQDVVQLLGWRSADSMVVATTNDAGQLSLTEVALGAGTRRTLSRFDTGSTCELGTQNCQVFDLQLATGLLPDLTVREAGRPRRGPWPATLTIPVAATVVGAALLLWRRMRRPLAPGDRIRRYQSIHDDLAHVQVVPGKVEVYGRRTTAWVRQGCGSRRVRPREQRSVPRRTSR, encoded by the coding sequence GTGGGCGGCCGTCGTGTTCTGCCTCGCCGTCGTGGTCGTACCCGTCGTGCAGCGTCCCGCCCAGCCGGGCGCCCCGCGGAAAAGCCCGGCCTGCCGGACCGCCTCGCCGGGTACTCGCTGCTCACCAGCACCGTCAGCAAGGCCCCGCCGGGCCGCGCGATCGCCCTCTACGGCTACGGCAACGGCGAGCTGTTCAACATGTTCCAGCCACTGGTCGTCGGCGCGGACCGGGACACGTACCGGCGGGTCGACGCCGCCGACGAGCGCGACCGCCCGACGGCGCTGCTCGCACCGGACGGCACCCGCGTGCTGCTCGGCGAGGACCGCCGCGCCACCCGGGACCTGCTCCTCGTGGACCTGACCAACGGCCGGCGCCGGTCCATCCCGATCGGCGACCCGGTCGGCGTGCGGCTGCTGGCCTGGTCGCCGGACGGCCGCTACGTGGCGTACGCCGCCGCGCCGCTCGGCCCCTCCGACGGCTCCGTCAACTTCGTCGACTCCACGGTGGCCCGCACCGGCACCCTGCGACTGCTCGACGTGTCGACCGGGCGGAGCACCGAGGTGCCGACCGCCACACCCGCGTGGACCGCGGCGTTCGCCCCGGACAGCGGCCGGCTCGCCGTACAGGTCGGCCAGGAGGCCCACCTGATCGACCTCGACGGCCGCGGGTCCGGCACCGTCCCCATCCCCGGCGGGCGCGAACTGGCCGCCGGCGCCGGCTGGTCGCCGGACGGCCGGTTCCTCGCCACCGTGCCCTGGGCCGCGGACGGGCCGTCCGGCGGCAACACCAACCACAGCGTGTTCCTGTCGCTCACCGTCGATGTCCAGTTCCTCGCCATCACCGGTACGCCCGTGCCGGAACCGGTCCAGGACGTCGTACAACTGCTCGGCTGGCGCTCGGCGGACAGCATGGTCGTCGCGACCACGAACGACGCGGGTCAGCTGTCGCTGACCGAGGTGGCGTTGGGTGCCGGCACCCGCCGGACGCTGTCCCGCTTCGACACGGGCAGCACCTGCGAACTGGGCACCCAGAACTGCCAGGTGTTCGACCTGCAACTGGCCACCGGGCTGCTGCCCGACCTGACCGTCCGGGAGGCCGGCCGCCCGCGGCGCGGGCCCTGGCCGGCCACCCTGACGATCCCCGTCGCCGCCACCGTCGTCGGCGCCGCCCTGCTGCTCTGGCGCCGGATGCGCCGCCCGCTCGCACCGGGAGACCGCATCCGCCGATACCAGTCGATCCATGATGATCTTGCCCACGTTCAGGTTGTTCCCGGCAAGGTCGAGGTCTACGGGCGCCGTACGACGGCTTGGGTGCGCCAGGGGTGTGGATCGCGGCGGGTGAGGCCGCGGGAGCAACGGTCTGTACCACGGCGGACGTCGCGGTAG
- a CDS encoding phosphoribosyltransferase gives MNVEFYTGVDERLDMPVMLPPVPQVVDLAGARVLIADDVADTGATLKLVHDFCADHVAEVRCAVLYEKPHTRVRCEYVWKRTNSWINFPWSSD, from the coding sequence ATGAACGTCGAGTTCTACACCGGCGTGGACGAGCGCCTCGACATGCCGGTGATGCTGCCGCCGGTGCCGCAGGTCGTCGACCTGGCCGGCGCGCGGGTGCTGATCGCGGACGACGTGGCGGACACCGGGGCGACGCTGAAGCTGGTGCACGACTTCTGCGCGGACCACGTCGCGGAGGTGCGCTGCGCCGTCCTGTACGAGAAGCCGCACACCCGGGTGCGCTGCGAATATGTCTGGAAACGCACCAACAGCTGGATCAACTTTCCCTGGTCCTCCGACTGA